A region from the Populus trichocarpa isolate Nisqually-1 chromosome 18, P.trichocarpa_v4.1, whole genome shotgun sequence genome encodes:
- the LOC7461561 gene encoding uncharacterized protein LOC7461561 isoform X3, translated as MRAGNSLAFLCQDINELEHSYQANLPRVSVVMPLKGFGEHNLHNWRSQVISLYGGPLEFLFVVESTEDPAYHAVSRLISDIKDNIDARVVVAGLSTTCSQKIHNQLIGVEQMHKDSKYVLFLDDDIRLHPGSIGALTAEMEKNPEIFIQTGYPLDLPSGSLGSYCIYEYHMPCSMGFATGGKTFFLWGGCMMMHADDFRYDCCGVVSGLRDGGYSDDMTLAAVAGAHKKLITSPPVAVFPHPLSSDLSFSRYWNYLRKQTFVLESYMFKVNWIMNRALFSSHCYLSWGFVMPYLMALTHVAAALRIYIQGYAREETTFVSNGLLLVSCLAACTFIELFSMWNLTRIEVQLCNILSPEAPRLSLATYNWVLVFIAMLVDNFLYPISAFRSHFSQSINWSGVRYYLKDGKINKIERSKDKGPKYTDLAWKHLYGKKAAPPKPSFLGGLLRSLEQWQQPKKFDV; from the exons ATGAGAGCTGGCAACAGCTTGGCATTTCTTTGTCAAGATATTAATGAACTTGAGCACTCTTATCAGGCCAATCTGCCTAGAGTTTCAGTGGTTATGCCTTTAAAGGGGTTTGGAGAACATAATCTACACAATTGGAGAAGTCAA GTAATATCTCTTTATGGAGGTCCTCTAGAATTCCTTTTTGTTGTGGAAAGTACTGAAGACCCTGCTTACCATGCTGTTTCTCGCTTAATATCAGATATCAAG GATAACATTGATGCTAGAGTTGTGGTAGCCGGCTTATCAACGACTTGTAGTCAGAAAATTCACAACCAGTTG ATTGGTGTGGAGCAAATGCACAAAGACAGCAAGTATGTGTTGTTTTTGGATGATGATATTAGGCTGCACCCTGGTTCAATTGGGGCCCTCACTGCTGAGATGGAAAAAAATCCTGAG ATATTTATTCAAACTGGATATCCTCTTGATCTACCTTCTGGGAGCTTAGGAAGTTACTGCATCTATGAATATCACATG CCTTGTTCGATGGGGTTTGCCACCGGTGGAAAAACATTCTTTCTGTGGGGAGGGTGCATGATG ATGCATGCTGATGATTTTAGATATGACTGCTGTGGTGTGGTATCTGGACTTCGAGATGGGGGATATTCTGATGACATGACACTTGCAGCTGTAGCGG GTGCTCATAAGAAGCTCATAACATCCCCGCCTGTTGCTGTTTTTCCTCACCCCCTATCCAGTGATCTCAGCTTTTCAAG GTACTGGAATTACTTGAGGAAGCAAACTTTTGTCTTGGAATCATatatgtttaaggttaactggATAATGAACCGTGCATTATTTTCTTCGCACTGCTATTTATCATGGGGATTCGTAATGCCATACCTTATGGCCTTGACCCATGTTGCAGCAGCACTGCGAATCTATATCCAAGGATATGCTCGTGAGGAAACTACATTTGTTTCTAATG GGTTGTTACTAGTCAGCTGCCTAGCTGCATGCACCTTTATTGAACTTTTCTCAATGTGGAACTTGACAAGGATAGAAGTTCAACTATGCAACATACTTTCCCCTGAGGCACCCCGACTCTCTCTTGCTACTTATAACTGGGTCCTA GTATTTATTGCAATGCTGGTGGATAACTTTTTATATCCAATATCTGCATTCCGTTCCCATTTTTCTCAGTCTATCAATTGGTCTGGTGTCCGGTATTACTTGAAGGATGGAAAGATAAACAAG ATTGAAAGAAGCAAGGATAAGGGCCCTAAATACACAGACTTGGCATGGAAACATTTATATGGGAAGAAGGCAGCTCCTCCCAAACCATCTTTCCTTGGTGGTTTGCTTAGAAGTTTGGAACAGTGGCAACAACCTAAGAAATTTGATGTTTAG
- the LOC7461561 gene encoding uncharacterized protein LOC7461561 isoform X1, producing MSEAMDSVLFSLSKAFCSPLAVFVQIQGCVICLTLAFGWACAAYVRNREIRRIKDSMRAGNSLAFLCQDINELEHSYQANLPRVSVVMPLKGFGEHNLHNWRSQVISLYGGPLEFLFVVESTEDPAYHAVSRLISDIKDNIDARVVVAGLSTTCSQKIHNQLIGVEQMHKDSKYVLFLDDDIRLHPGSIGALTAEMEKNPEIFIQTGYPLDLPSGSLGSYCIYEYHMPCSMGFATGGKTFFLWGGCMMMHADDFRYDCCGVVSGLRDGGYSDDMTLAAVAGAHKKLITSPPVAVFPHPLSSDLSFSRYWNYLRKQTFVLESYMFKVNWIMNRALFSSHCYLSWGFVMPYLMALTHVAAALRIYIQGYAREETTFVSNGLLLVSCLAACTFIELFSMWNLTRIEVQLCNILSPEAPRLSLATYNWVLVFIAMLVDNFLYPISAFRSHFSQSINWSGVRYYLKDGKINKIERSKDKGPKYTDLAWKHLYGKKAAPPKPSFLGGLLRSLEQWQQPKKFDV from the exons AGAGATCAGACGGATAAAAGATAGTATGAGAGCTGGCAACAGCTTGGCATTTCTTTGTCAAGATATTAATGAACTTGAGCACTCTTATCAGGCCAATCTGCCTAGAGTTTCAGTGGTTATGCCTTTAAAGGGGTTTGGAGAACATAATCTACACAATTGGAGAAGTCAA GTAATATCTCTTTATGGAGGTCCTCTAGAATTCCTTTTTGTTGTGGAAAGTACTGAAGACCCTGCTTACCATGCTGTTTCTCGCTTAATATCAGATATCAAG GATAACATTGATGCTAGAGTTGTGGTAGCCGGCTTATCAACGACTTGTAGTCAGAAAATTCACAACCAGTTG ATTGGTGTGGAGCAAATGCACAAAGACAGCAAGTATGTGTTGTTTTTGGATGATGATATTAGGCTGCACCCTGGTTCAATTGGGGCCCTCACTGCTGAGATGGAAAAAAATCCTGAG ATATTTATTCAAACTGGATATCCTCTTGATCTACCTTCTGGGAGCTTAGGAAGTTACTGCATCTATGAATATCACATG CCTTGTTCGATGGGGTTTGCCACCGGTGGAAAAACATTCTTTCTGTGGGGAGGGTGCATGATG ATGCATGCTGATGATTTTAGATATGACTGCTGTGGTGTGGTATCTGGACTTCGAGATGGGGGATATTCTGATGACATGACACTTGCAGCTGTAGCGG GTGCTCATAAGAAGCTCATAACATCCCCGCCTGTTGCTGTTTTTCCTCACCCCCTATCCAGTGATCTCAGCTTTTCAAG GTACTGGAATTACTTGAGGAAGCAAACTTTTGTCTTGGAATCATatatgtttaaggttaactggATAATGAACCGTGCATTATTTTCTTCGCACTGCTATTTATCATGGGGATTCGTAATGCCATACCTTATGGCCTTGACCCATGTTGCAGCAGCACTGCGAATCTATATCCAAGGATATGCTCGTGAGGAAACTACATTTGTTTCTAATG GGTTGTTACTAGTCAGCTGCCTAGCTGCATGCACCTTTATTGAACTTTTCTCAATGTGGAACTTGACAAGGATAGAAGTTCAACTATGCAACATACTTTCCCCTGAGGCACCCCGACTCTCTCTTGCTACTTATAACTGGGTCCTA GTATTTATTGCAATGCTGGTGGATAACTTTTTATATCCAATATCTGCATTCCGTTCCCATTTTTCTCAGTCTATCAATTGGTCTGGTGTCCGGTATTACTTGAAGGATGGAAAGATAAACAAG ATTGAAAGAAGCAAGGATAAGGGCCCTAAATACACAGACTTGGCATGGAAACATTTATATGGGAAGAAGGCAGCTCCTCCCAAACCATCTTTCCTTGGTGGTTTGCTTAGAAGTTTGGAACAGTGGCAACAACCTAAGAAATTTGATGTTTAG
- the LOC7461561 gene encoding uncharacterized protein LOC7461561 isoform X2 translates to MSEAMDSVLFSLSKAFCSPLAVFVQIQGCVICLTLAFGWACAAYVRNREIRRIKDSMRAGNSLAFLCQDINELEHSYQANLPRVSVVMPLKGFGEHNLHNWRSQVISLYGGPLEFLFVVESTEDPAYHAVSRLISDIKDNIDARVVVAGLSTTCSQKIHNQLIGVEQMHKDSKYVLFLDDDIRLHPGSIGALTAEMEKNPEIFIQTGYPLDLPSGSLGSYCIYEYHMMHADDFRYDCCGVVSGLRDGGYSDDMTLAAVAGAHKKLITSPPVAVFPHPLSSDLSFSRYWNYLRKQTFVLESYMFKVNWIMNRALFSSHCYLSWGFVMPYLMALTHVAAALRIYIQGYAREETTFVSNGLLLVSCLAACTFIELFSMWNLTRIEVQLCNILSPEAPRLSLATYNWVLVFIAMLVDNFLYPISAFRSHFSQSINWSGVRYYLKDGKINKIERSKDKGPKYTDLAWKHLYGKKAAPPKPSFLGGLLRSLEQWQQPKKFDV, encoded by the exons AGAGATCAGACGGATAAAAGATAGTATGAGAGCTGGCAACAGCTTGGCATTTCTTTGTCAAGATATTAATGAACTTGAGCACTCTTATCAGGCCAATCTGCCTAGAGTTTCAGTGGTTATGCCTTTAAAGGGGTTTGGAGAACATAATCTACACAATTGGAGAAGTCAA GTAATATCTCTTTATGGAGGTCCTCTAGAATTCCTTTTTGTTGTGGAAAGTACTGAAGACCCTGCTTACCATGCTGTTTCTCGCTTAATATCAGATATCAAG GATAACATTGATGCTAGAGTTGTGGTAGCCGGCTTATCAACGACTTGTAGTCAGAAAATTCACAACCAGTTG ATTGGTGTGGAGCAAATGCACAAAGACAGCAAGTATGTGTTGTTTTTGGATGATGATATTAGGCTGCACCCTGGTTCAATTGGGGCCCTCACTGCTGAGATGGAAAAAAATCCTGAG ATATTTATTCAAACTGGATATCCTCTTGATCTACCTTCTGGGAGCTTAGGAAGTTACTGCATCTATGAATATCACATG ATGCATGCTGATGATTTTAGATATGACTGCTGTGGTGTGGTATCTGGACTTCGAGATGGGGGATATTCTGATGACATGACACTTGCAGCTGTAGCGG GTGCTCATAAGAAGCTCATAACATCCCCGCCTGTTGCTGTTTTTCCTCACCCCCTATCCAGTGATCTCAGCTTTTCAAG GTACTGGAATTACTTGAGGAAGCAAACTTTTGTCTTGGAATCATatatgtttaaggttaactggATAATGAACCGTGCATTATTTTCTTCGCACTGCTATTTATCATGGGGATTCGTAATGCCATACCTTATGGCCTTGACCCATGTTGCAGCAGCACTGCGAATCTATATCCAAGGATATGCTCGTGAGGAAACTACATTTGTTTCTAATG GGTTGTTACTAGTCAGCTGCCTAGCTGCATGCACCTTTATTGAACTTTTCTCAATGTGGAACTTGACAAGGATAGAAGTTCAACTATGCAACATACTTTCCCCTGAGGCACCCCGACTCTCTCTTGCTACTTATAACTGGGTCCTA GTATTTATTGCAATGCTGGTGGATAACTTTTTATATCCAATATCTGCATTCCGTTCCCATTTTTCTCAGTCTATCAATTGGTCTGGTGTCCGGTATTACTTGAAGGATGGAAAGATAAACAAG ATTGAAAGAAGCAAGGATAAGGGCCCTAAATACACAGACTTGGCATGGAAACATTTATATGGGAAGAAGGCAGCTCCTCCCAAACCATCTTTCCTTGGTGGTTTGCTTAGAAGTTTGGAACAGTGGCAACAACCTAAGAAATTTGATGTTTAG